One segment of Channa argus isolate prfri chromosome 17, Channa argus male v1.0, whole genome shotgun sequence DNA contains the following:
- the rsph3 gene encoding radial spoke head protein 3 homolog → MAFVSYSQRDPNGTYTFSSRPRPVENRSKYREPPSEQTHSNYGNIMFDRRVVRGNTYAQHIIPTTAQSETAELQRQQELRRRAIARKHAKDHFRPKTPEALQGRKHIDVQTELYLEELSDVVVATDIECQTDAFLDRPATPLFIPAKSGKDVETQIEEGELFDFNREVQPVLEVLVGKTIEQSLLEVMEEEELACLRAQQRAFEELRNNELAEVQRIQEQEKRHIQEKERRIAQQKEALKEEKEIAEKIAARAYTQQYLANLLPAVFTSLRCHGYFFDPVEKDIESNFFPWLMAEVTNNLEKRYATRELLDNIIHEITQKRLERFKELETPRKFDK, encoded by the exons ATGGCTTTTGTTTCTTACAGCCAGAGAGATCCGAACGGAACTTACACCTTCTCAAGCCGCCCCAGACCTGTTGAGAACCGTTCCAAATACAGAGAACCTCCGTCTGAACA GACGCACAGTAATTATGGAAACATTATGTTTGACCGTCGTGTTGTCAGAGGAAACACTTATGCTCAACACATTATACCAACT ACAGCTCAGTCAGAGACAGCTGAGCTACAAAGACAGCAGGAGCTCAGGAGGAGAGCAATTGCTCGAAAACATGCCAAAGACCATTTTAGACCCAAGACCCCTGAGGCCCTGCAGGGCAGAAAACACATTGATGTACAAACAG agCTGTACCTCGAAGAATTGAGTGATGTTGTAGTTGCTACAGATATTGAATGCCAGACTGATGCTTTCCTGGACAGACCAGCAACTCCGCTCTTCATACCTGCCAAATCTGGCAAAGATGTGGAAACACAGATAGAGGAGGGCGAG TTGTTTGACTTTAACAGGGAGGTGCAGCCAGTGTTGGAGGTCCTGGTGGGCAAGACAATAGAGCAATCTCTGCTGGAAGTGATGGAGGAAGAAGAGCTGGCCTGCCTGAGGGCCCAGCAGAGGGCTTTCGAAGAGCTCCGAAATAATGAGCTGGCAGAGGTTCAGCGGATTCAAGAACAGGAGAAACGCCACATTCAGGAGAAA GAACGTAGAATTGCCCAGCAGAAGGAGGCactgaaggaagaaaaagagatcGCAGAGAAGATTGCTGCCAGGGCATACACCCAGCAGTACTTGGCCAACCTTCTACCTGCAGTCTTCACCTCACTAAGATGTCACGGCTACTTCTTTGACCCTGTAGAGAAAG ATATTGAGTCAAATTTCTTCCCATGGCTAATGGCTGAAGTGACCAACAATTTGGAGAAGAGATATGCAACAAGAGAACTGCTGGACA ATATCATCCATGAAATTACCCAGAAGAGGCTGGAGCGGTTCAAGGAGCTGGAGACACCGCGGAAATTTGACAAATAG